One window from the genome of Thalassospira xiamenensis M-5 = DSM 17429 encodes:
- the hflX gene encoding GTPase HflX — protein sequence MIRASLRRTKKIADESLTAGANGDDDSPRVLVFHPELKRADQAGSWRDASSRLEEAVSLTGALDFEVVGAEVVPIAKTRPATLFGTGVVERLGNQIKAEEADIVMINGQLSPIQQRNLEREWKCKVIDRTGLILEIFADRARTREGRLQVQLALLSYQKSRLVRTWTHLERQRGGRGFLAGPGERQIEIDRRLIGDKLAKLRRELEEVKRTRELHREARRRVPYPIVALVGYTNAGKSTLFNQLTVSDVFAEDMLFATLDPTMRGLELPSGRKVILSDTVGFVSDLPHDLVAAFRATLEEVLEADLIVHVRDASSHEAEAQKLDVLEVLKALGLQKAIDGEELVEALNKCDQLEGEDLTAVQEYSARNANTIAISAIKGTNCDALLALIEDRLTEDMPVFELLVPYSDGKALARLYEQGEVLKRIDGEDGISVQVRIDDSRVGRFEDWCAKSGFDLHLV from the coding sequence TTGATCCGAGCCAGCCTGCGACGGACGAAGAAAATAGCTGATGAATCTCTGACTGCGGGGGCTAACGGCGACGATGACAGCCCCCGGGTCCTCGTTTTCCATCCGGAACTGAAACGTGCGGATCAAGCTGGATCTTGGCGCGACGCATCCTCGCGACTGGAAGAAGCCGTCAGCCTGACCGGCGCACTGGATTTTGAAGTTGTGGGCGCAGAGGTTGTGCCCATAGCAAAGACACGTCCGGCCACCCTGTTTGGGACCGGTGTCGTTGAACGCCTTGGAAATCAGATCAAAGCCGAAGAAGCCGACATTGTCATGATCAATGGCCAGCTTTCCCCGATCCAGCAACGTAATCTGGAACGGGAATGGAAATGCAAGGTTATTGATCGGACCGGTCTTATTCTTGAAATCTTTGCTGATCGTGCGCGCACCCGTGAAGGGCGCCTGCAGGTTCAACTGGCGTTGCTGAGCTATCAAAAGTCCCGTCTGGTTCGCACATGGACGCACCTTGAACGCCAGCGTGGCGGTCGCGGGTTCCTTGCCGGTCCTGGGGAACGCCAGATCGAGATCGACCGTCGTTTGATTGGCGACAAGCTGGCCAAACTTCGCCGTGAGCTTGAGGAAGTCAAGCGGACACGCGAACTTCATCGCGAGGCACGTCGACGCGTTCCTTATCCGATTGTGGCACTTGTCGGCTATACCAACGCTGGCAAATCAACGCTGTTCAACCAGTTGACCGTTTCGGACGTCTTTGCCGAGGATATGCTGTTTGCAACCCTCGATCCGACCATGCGCGGTCTTGAACTGCCAAGTGGTCGCAAGGTGATCCTGTCCGATACTGTCGGATTTGTTTCAGACCTGCCGCACGATCTTGTGGCAGCGTTCAGGGCGACACTTGAAGAAGTTCTCGAAGCTGACTTGATCGTGCATGTGCGTGATGCCTCCTCGCACGAGGCGGAAGCCCAGAAGCTTGACGTGCTGGAAGTTCTAAAAGCGCTTGGTCTGCAAAAGGCAATTGACGGCGAAGAGCTGGTCGAGGCGCTGAACAAATGCGATCAGCTTGAAGGCGAAGATTTGACCGCTGTGCAGGAATATTCGGCACGTAATGCCAATACGATTGCAATATCAGCGATCAAAGGCACCAACTGTGATGCGTTGCTGGCTCTGATCGAGGATAGGCTGACCGAAGACATGCCTGTTTTCGAGCTGCTTGTCCCTTATTCGGATGGCAAGGCGTTGGCTCGGCTCTATGAACAGGGCGAAGTGCTAAAACGGATTGACGGTGAGGACGGCATTTCGGTGCAGGTCAGAATTGATGACAGTCGCGTCGGTCGTTTCGAAGATTGGTGCGCCAAATCCGGGTTTGATCTGCATTTGGTCTAG
- a CDS encoding aspartate kinase has product MLSAQKKTVAKTDAGHSVHKIGGTSMSQVNAVMDNILVGNRSDEELYNRVFVVSAYGGFTDMLLENKKTGEAGVYQLYAGSETDWAWGDSLTKVSEKMCAINEEIFGDAPELKLANAFVQERIEGTRSCLMDLHRLCSFGHFKLEKHLLTVREMLSAIGESHSAHNTMLLLRAKGVNAVFADLSGWREPEASTLDGRIEKVFSDIDIAKQLPIATGYAQCSEGLMSIYGRGYSEVTFSRIACLTQAREAIIHKEFHLSSADPRIVGEDAVRPIGRTSYDVADQLSNMGMEAIHPRAAKGLRQNDIPLRIANTFEPEHPGTVIDDHWDPDDSRVEIVTGVPTAFEIEVFNQDMVGVAGGEETILSVLKRFKVPTVTKNLNANTITHYVSAPLKQIRRCVDEIEEKQPEASVKTRKVAIVSVIGANIDQPGLFARAVGILDADGIELVASHYPSRRVDLQFVVAEGDFNKAIKALHRGLVEGKHSKADDKSVAKPEERAAA; this is encoded by the coding sequence ATGCTTTCAGCCCAGAAAAAGACTGTCGCAAAAACGGACGCTGGGCATAGCGTTCACAAGATCGGCGGAACATCGATGTCGCAGGTCAATGCCGTAATGGACAACATCCTTGTCGGCAATCGTAGCGATGAAGAACTTTATAACCGCGTTTTTGTGGTTTCGGCTTATGGCGGTTTCACTGACATGCTGCTGGAAAACAAAAAGACCGGTGAAGCCGGCGTTTATCAGCTTTATGCGGGTTCGGAAACCGATTGGGCATGGGGCGATTCCCTGACCAAGGTTTCTGAAAAGATGTGTGCGATTAACGAAGAAATCTTTGGCGATGCGCCGGAGCTCAAGCTGGCAAATGCATTCGTTCAAGAGCGTATCGAAGGCACGCGCAGTTGTCTGATGGACCTGCATCGCCTGTGCAGCTTTGGGCATTTCAAACTTGAAAAGCATTTGCTGACTGTTCGCGAAATGCTCAGCGCGATTGGTGAATCGCATAGTGCCCACAACACCATGCTGTTGCTCCGTGCCAAGGGTGTTAATGCTGTTTTTGCCGACCTTTCTGGCTGGCGTGAGCCGGAAGCATCAACGCTTGATGGCCGTATCGAAAAGGTATTTTCCGATATCGACATCGCCAAACAGCTTCCGATTGCCACTGGCTATGCCCAGTGCAGCGAAGGTTTGATGAGCATCTATGGTCGCGGATACAGCGAAGTAACGTTTTCGCGTATCGCCTGCCTGACACAGGCCCGCGAAGCGATCATTCACAAGGAATTCCACCTGTCGAGTGCTGATCCTCGCATCGTCGGTGAGGATGCCGTGCGTCCGATTGGTCGCACCAGCTATGATGTCGCCGATCAGTTGTCAAATATGGGCATGGAAGCCATTCATCCGCGCGCAGCAAAGGGGCTGCGTCAGAATGATATCCCACTTCGTATTGCCAATACGTTTGAGCCGGAACATCCGGGGACCGTCATTGACGATCATTGGGACCCGGATGACAGCCGTGTCGAAATCGTGACTGGCGTACCGACAGCATTCGAGATCGAAGTGTTCAATCAGGACATGGTTGGTGTTGCCGGTGGTGAAGAAACAATTCTGAGTGTCCTGAAACGCTTCAAGGTTCCAACCGTCACCAAGAACCTGAATGCAAACACGATCACGCATTATGTATCCGCACCGCTTAAGCAAATCCGCCGCTGTGTGGATGAGATCGAAGAGAAACAACCCGAAGCGAGTGTGAAAACCCGCAAGGTTGCAATTGTTTCTGTGATCGGTGCCAATATTGATCAGCCGGGCCTATTTGCCCGTGCGGTTGGCATTCTTGACGCCGACGGCATTGAACTGGTCGCCAGCCACTATCCAAGTCGCCGTGTTGATCTTCAGTTCGTGGTTGCCGAAGGCGACTTCAACAAGGCAATTAAGGCATTGCATCGGGGGCTTGTCGAAGGCAAGCATAGCAAAGCTGACGATAAAAGCGTTGCCAAACCCGAAGAGCGTGCCGCAGCCTGA
- the hfq gene encoding RNA chaperone Hfq yields MAEKSQNVQDVFLNYCRKNKTPVTVFLVNGVKLQGIITWFDNFSVLLRRDAHTQLVYKHAISTVMPTTPIKLFDPSQPATDEENS; encoded by the coding sequence ATGGCGGAAAAATCACAAAATGTTCAGGACGTATTCCTGAATTATTGCCGTAAAAACAAAACGCCGGTTACCGTGTTTCTGGTCAACGGAGTCAAATTGCAGGGCATTATTACCTGGTTTGACAATTTCTCTGTTTTGCTGCGGCGCGATGCTCACACCCAGCTCGTTTACAAACACGCGATTTCGACGGTAATGCCGACGACACCGATTAAACTGTTTGATCCGAGCCAGCCTGCGACGGACGAAGAAAATAGCTGA
- a CDS encoding sensor histidine kinase NtrY-like: MTEAGRPVTSRLMQSWFVRFLGRLSQSRKFAIGLVCAALVSVLATYLAMTGTAPLRPEPRLIILLLNIDLVLVLALATLVARKLVQIWAERRRGTAGAKLHTRMVLLFSLVAVTPAIIVAVFSALFLHFGIQGWFSDRIRTAVEESMVIAEAYLKEHQELIRADVLATANDLQRLGVNFATDRERINRILTAQADARGLPEAVIIDGSGAVLAQSDYSFSYDPVLSPIPQEVYDRARNNDVVLILGNTDNRIRAMTHLDSFIDGYLLVGRFVDPNVLERIDKARKAVTAYENLEGERSGIVITFVMIFVLIAVVLLLAAVTLGLMVATRLVEPISQLIIGAEKVSDGDLTFRVPLAGQEDELEALTRAFNRMTSQLDTQRTELVAANRLNDERRRFTEAILGGVTAGVIGLDAECHINLPNRSASDLMGIDLDGAIGQSICEVIPEFSVLFEDLSKEGDRSKSRQIEIRRDGLNLMLLARVTIERAEDRSIFGYVVTFDDVTELQTAQRMAAWADVARRIAHEIKNPLTPIQLSAERLKRRYLKEIQSDTEVFKTCTDTIIRQVGDIGRMVDEFSSFARMPSPKMKSEKIVDLVKGAVFLQKQAYTKIIYDFDAKAGREIEVSCDARQVNQCLTNTLKNAAEAIEGRAGDVTELPQGRIEISVTRSDENQRIYVTVSDNGKGLPVENRERLTEPYVTTRSKGTGLGLAIVKKIMEDHGGELILADGVESGATVTLAFPTGGKHITAEDTADSNSLNN; encoded by the coding sequence ATGACCGAAGCCGGACGACCCGTCACCAGTCGTCTTATGCAGTCGTGGTTTGTCAGGTTCCTGGGGCGACTTAGCCAATCGCGAAAGTTTGCGATAGGTTTGGTCTGTGCCGCGCTTGTATCTGTTCTTGCGACCTATCTCGCGATGACCGGTACCGCGCCGCTAAGGCCTGAACCCCGTCTGATCATCCTTTTGCTGAATATTGACCTTGTTCTTGTTCTTGCTCTTGCCACGTTGGTTGCCCGCAAACTCGTCCAGATATGGGCAGAGCGACGTCGTGGTACGGCCGGTGCCAAACTGCATACAAGAATGGTTCTGCTGTTTTCGCTGGTCGCGGTAACGCCAGCGATTATCGTTGCCGTATTTTCCGCGTTGTTCCTGCATTTCGGTATTCAGGGATGGTTCAGTGATCGCATTCGAACCGCCGTCGAAGAAAGTATGGTGATTGCCGAAGCATATCTGAAAGAACATCAGGAATTGATCCGGGCCGATGTTCTGGCAACGGCCAATGACCTTCAACGTCTTGGCGTCAACTTTGCAACTGACCGGGAGCGGATCAACAGAATTCTGACGGCCCAGGCAGATGCACGTGGTTTGCCCGAAGCCGTCATTATTGATGGAAGCGGAGCCGTTCTGGCGCAATCCGATTACAGTTTCTCATACGATCCGGTTTTGTCGCCAATCCCGCAGGAAGTATATGATCGCGCTCGAAATAATGATGTGGTTCTGATTTTGGGCAATACCGATAATCGCATCCGCGCAATGACGCATCTTGATAGCTTCATTGACGGGTATCTTCTTGTTGGCCGGTTCGTTGATCCCAACGTGCTGGAGCGTATCGATAAGGCCCGCAAAGCGGTTACCGCATACGAAAACCTTGAAGGCGAACGGTCAGGGATCGTGATCACCTTTGTCATGATCTTTGTTCTGATCGCGGTTGTTCTGCTTTTGGCGGCGGTTACGCTAGGGCTGATGGTCGCAACGCGATTGGTTGAACCGATTTCTCAGTTGATCATCGGTGCCGAAAAAGTCAGCGATGGCGATTTAACCTTCCGCGTTCCACTTGCGGGGCAGGAGGACGAGCTTGAGGCATTAACCCGTGCCTTCAACCGCATGACGTCCCAGCTTGACACGCAGCGGACGGAACTGGTGGCAGCCAACCGCCTGAATGATGAACGTCGGCGCTTTACAGAAGCAATTTTGGGTGGTGTGACGGCAGGCGTTATCGGACTGGATGCAGAGTGTCACATCAATCTTCCAAACCGCAGTGCATCGGACCTGATGGGAATTGATCTGGATGGGGCTATCGGGCAGTCGATCTGCGAGGTTATCCCGGAATTTTCCGTGCTGTTCGAAGATCTCAGCAAGGAAGGGGATCGCAGTAAATCACGGCAGATCGAAATACGGCGCGATGGTTTGAACCTTATGCTTTTGGCGCGCGTCACGATCGAGCGTGCGGAAGACCGGTCTATTTTCGGATATGTCGTAACTTTTGACGATGTCACTGAACTTCAAACCGCGCAACGGATGGCCGCATGGGCCGATGTTGCCCGCCGTATCGCCCACGAGATCAAGAACCCGCTAACTCCGATACAGCTTTCAGCAGAACGTCTTAAACGTCGATATCTGAAGGAAATTCAAAGCGATACCGAGGTATTTAAAACCTGTACCGACACGATTATTCGTCAGGTTGGAGATATCGGACGCATGGTTGACGAATTTTCAAGCTTTGCCCGAATGCCATCGCCAAAGATGAAATCGGAAAAGATTGTTGATCTGGTGAAAGGTGCCGTGTTCCTGCAAAAACAGGCCTACACCAAAATCATCTATGACTTCGACGCAAAGGCAGGTCGTGAAATTGAGGTATCCTGTGATGCGCGTCAGGTTAACCAATGTCTGACCAACACCCTTAAAAACGCCGCAGAGGCGATCGAGGGGCGGGCAGGTGATGTTACCGAGCTTCCACAAGGACGTATCGAAATTTCTGTGACACGTTCTGATGAAAATCAACGTATCTATGTGACAGTTTCGGATAATGGCAAAGGTCTACCGGTTGAAAACCGCGAAAGGCTTACCGAGCCCTACGTCACCACACGATCAAAAGGTACTGGTCTTGGTCTTGCAATCGTCAAGAAAATCATGGAAGACCATGGCGGAGAGCTTATACTTGCCGACGGTGTCGAGAGCGGTGCAACCGTTACGCTGGCGTTTCCGACCGGAGGCAAACACATAACTGCAGAAGATACTGCGGACAGCAATTCTTTGAACAACTGA
- a CDS encoding inositol monophosphatase family protein, whose protein sequence is MLSVDMDKVTEIIREVSAEEIAPRFGQLQKGDIDTKTHAMDLVTIADTEAERVLTKRFCDLLPGSVALGEEAAHADPKLPERVFGEDAPIWIIDPVDGTKNFAHHKQPFRCMVALYHGGETIAAWIVDPIEGSATVAEKGAGTYHNATPVRVRSDIQAAKDAKGFLISFARDRIRKHYGHIDFFDEIAHYSCCGAEYQEIARGLFDFCAYRNLKPWDHAPGTLLVREAGGVAKYITADRSNEYHANGNAPGLLCASSPELWAEMNELLLPLFE, encoded by the coding sequence GTGCTTAGTGTCGATATGGATAAGGTGACTGAGATTATCCGCGAAGTATCGGCAGAAGAGATCGCACCGCGTTTTGGGCAGCTGCAAAAAGGCGATATCGATACCAAAACCCATGCAATGGATCTGGTAACGATTGCGGATACCGAGGCAGAACGTGTTCTAACAAAGAGGTTTTGCGATCTTTTGCCCGGCAGTGTCGCACTGGGTGAAGAGGCCGCGCATGCCGACCCGAAACTGCCGGAACGTGTGTTTGGTGAAGATGCCCCGATCTGGATCATCGATCCGGTAGACGGCACCAAAAATTTCGCCCACCACAAACAGCCGTTTCGCTGCATGGTTGCCCTTTATCACGGTGGCGAAACTATTGCTGCGTGGATCGTTGACCCTATTGAGGGTTCGGCAACTGTCGCGGAAAAAGGGGCGGGGACGTATCATAATGCCACCCCCGTCCGGGTTCGCTCAGACATTCAGGCAGCCAAAGATGCCAAGGGATTTCTGATCTCGTTCGCGCGTGATCGTATTCGCAAGCATTATGGTCATATCGATTTCTTTGACGAGATTGCCCACTATTCCTGTTGTGGGGCCGAATATCAGGAAATTGCCCGGGGACTTTTTGATTTCTGCGCCTATCGCAACCTGAAACCCTGGGATCATGCGCCCGGCACCTTGCTTGTGCGGGAGGCTGGTGGTGTTGCCAAATATATCACCGCTGACAGATCGAATGAATATCACGCCAATGGCAATGCGCCAGGTTTACTGTGTGCATCCTCACCTGAACTTTGGGCGGAAATGAACGAGTTATTGCTGCCTTTGTTCGAGTAG
- the trkA gene encoding Trk system potassium transporter TrkA, translated as MKVIICGAGQVGFHIAKYLAAENNDVTVIDQSEELVRKISDTLEVKGIIGFGSHPDVLQQAGADEADMLIAVTFADEVNMTACQVAHSLFNVPTKIARIRSQTYLQPEWASLFGREKLPIDVVISPEMEVARAVARRLRAPGAFDMIPFADDKVKILGLRCNEDCPVINTPLRQLHQLFPDLNISILGMIRNDKPVYPKGDDQMLAGDLVYLAVSSDQVDRAMSAFGHEDPEARRIVIFGGGNIALFLAEEINQNFPGVTTRLIEADPERARFVAQKLPKKSVVLRGDVLDPELLEEANVGNAEAVVALTNDDETNILSSLLAKRYGCPRALTLINKSTYTSLVSELGIDVVISPRMTTVSTILHHVRRGRIRAVHSLSEGFGEVLEAEALETAPIVGKAIKDIAMPAGVVFGAILRDGEVVMPRANTVIEANDRIVVFAGSEQIKKVEKMFAVRLEYF; from the coding sequence ATGAAGGTCATCATTTGCGGCGCCGGGCAGGTGGGGTTCCATATTGCCAAATATCTTGCTGCCGAAAACAATGATGTGACGGTTATCGACCAGTCGGAAGAATTGGTTCGCAAGATTTCCGATACACTGGAAGTCAAGGGTATCATTGGCTTTGGATCACATCCTGATGTCTTGCAGCAGGCAGGTGCCGATGAAGCAGATATGCTGATCGCGGTGACCTTTGCCGACGAAGTCAACATGACGGCCTGTCAGGTGGCGCATTCGCTGTTTAATGTGCCGACGAAAATCGCCCGTATTCGCAGCCAGACCTATCTGCAACCGGAATGGGCAAGCCTGTTTGGCCGTGAAAAGTTGCCGATCGACGTTGTGATTTCCCCTGAAATGGAAGTTGCCCGCGCCGTCGCACGGCGTTTGCGGGCACCCGGTGCATTCGACATGATCCCGTTTGCGGATGACAAGGTCAAAATCCTTGGTCTGCGATGCAACGAAGATTGTCCGGTGATCAATACACCACTTCGGCAGTTGCACCAGTTGTTCCCGGACCTAAATATTTCGATCCTTGGCATGATCCGTAATGATAAACCGGTTTATCCCAAGGGCGATGATCAGATGCTGGCTGGTGATCTGGTCTATCTGGCAGTATCCAGCGATCAGGTGGATCGCGCGATGTCGGCCTTTGGTCACGAAGACCCGGAAGCACGACGCATTGTTATTTTTGGGGGCGGGAATATTGCACTTTTCCTGGCCGAGGAAATCAATCAGAACTTCCCAGGTGTCACCACCCGCCTGATCGAGGCGGATCCGGAACGTGCCCGTTTCGTAGCTCAGAAACTGCCAAAGAAAAGCGTGGTTCTGCGCGGGGATGTGCTTGATCCTGAACTGCTGGAAGAGGCCAATGTCGGCAATGCCGAGGCGGTTGTCGCGCTAACTAACGATGATGAAACCAACATTCTGTCATCGCTTCTGGCGAAACGGTATGGCTGCCCGCGCGCGCTGACCCTGATTAACAAAAGCACCTATACATCCTTGGTTTCCGAGCTTGGGATTGACGTTGTCATCAGCCCGCGCATGACGACGGTGTCGACCATTCTGCACCATGTTCGCCGTGGGCGAATTCGTGCGGTGCACAGTCTTTCCGAAGGATTTGGAGAAGTTCTGGAAGCCGAAGCACTTGAGACAGCACCAATTGTCGGCAAGGCGATCAAGGATATCGCCATGCCGGCAGGCGTCGTGTTTGGTGCAATCCTGCGCGATGGCGAAGTCGTGATGCCACGCGCCAATACGGTAATCGAAGCCAATGACCGGATTGTGGTCTTTGCGGGCTCCGAGCAAATCAAAAAGGTCGAAAAGATGTTTGCCGTACGGCTGGAATATTTCTAA
- the mazG gene encoding nucleoside triphosphate pyrophosphohydrolase produces MANHNSKAINALLDVMARLRDPDGGCPWDLEQNFATIAPYTIEEAYEVADAIAQNDMSELREELGDLLLQVVFHSQMATEEGHFTFEDVANSIVSKMIDRHPHVFGDGDAINTDGVNQTWEKIKAEERAQKAETKGQQRHSALDGVASALPALMRAEKLTKRAARVGFDWPSTDEVFDKLHEEIGELQAELTENPDQDRIEDELGDMLFVMANLSRKLGVDPEVALRRANHKFTRRFHFIENELARDGRSAGQSDLEEMDALWNAAKQAERNSG; encoded by the coding sequence ATGGCGAACCATAACAGCAAGGCAATCAATGCATTACTGGATGTCATGGCCAGATTACGTGATCCCGATGGCGGCTGCCCTTGGGACCTGGAACAGAATTTTGCGACCATCGCCCCCTACACAATCGAGGAGGCATATGAAGTTGCCGATGCGATTGCCCAGAATGATATGAGCGAACTGCGCGAGGAACTTGGCGATCTGTTGCTTCAGGTCGTTTTTCATTCGCAGATGGCCACCGAAGAAGGTCATTTCACCTTTGAAGATGTCGCAAACAGCATTGTTTCGAAAATGATTGATCGTCATCCGCATGTCTTTGGCGATGGTGATGCCATAAACACGGATGGTGTCAATCAGACATGGGAAAAGATCAAGGCCGAAGAACGTGCGCAAAAGGCTGAAACAAAAGGGCAGCAACGCCATAGCGCCCTTGACGGTGTGGCAAGCGCCCTGCCCGCGCTGATGCGTGCCGAGAAACTGACGAAACGGGCTGCGCGTGTGGGGTTTGACTGGCCATCCACGGATGAAGTTTTTGATAAACTGCATGAAGAAATCGGCGAGCTGCAGGCCGAACTGACTGAAAACCCTGATCAGGATCGGATTGAGGACGAACTCGGTGACATGCTGTTCGTCATGGCCAACCTGTCGCGCAAGCTGGGTGTTGATCCCGAAGTTGCCTTGCGTCGCGCAAACCACAAATTCACACGACGTTTTCATTTCATCGAAAACGAATTGGCACGCGACGGGCGAAGTGCAGGGCAATCCGATCTGGAAGAAATGGATGCGCTTTGGAACGCCGCCAAACAGGCGGAGCGCAATAGCGGTTGA
- a CDS encoding sigma-54-dependent transcriptional regulator, whose protein sequence is MAHDILIVDDEEDIRALIAGILEDEGHKTRQAGSSQEALSEVAARRPSLVILDIWMDESDHDGIETLKLIKREHSEVPVVMISGHGNIETALEASRNGAYDFIEKPFNTDRLLLVVERAIDDARLRRENRELTMRAGGDTELVGSSSAINGLRQAIDRVARTGSRILISGPAGSGKEVVARLIHKNSARSDAPFVVLNCANISPETMEESLFGAVAAANREARTGVLELAHGGTLLLDEVADMPLETQGKIVRVLQEQTFERVGGSVPVSVDVRVVATTARDLEERIAEQRFRQDLYYRLNVVPLQVPSLQQRRDDIPDLAEWFLVRYAEATGLPKRKLSGEALAALHSYDWPGNVRQLRNVIERLMIMAPDDSTDIISGKMLPAELFEDVPVSLNFDKTSEIMALPLREAREMFEKEYLQTQVERFGGNISKTASFVGMERSALHRKLKSLGVNGERAE, encoded by the coding sequence ATGGCGCACGATATTCTGATCGTCGATGATGAAGAAGATATCCGGGCTCTGATTGCCGGAATTCTGGAAGATGAAGGACACAAGACCCGTCAGGCAGGCTCCAGCCAGGAAGCGCTTTCCGAGGTTGCTGCACGCCGTCCGAGCCTTGTAATCCTCGATATCTGGATGGATGAAAGCGATCACGACGGTATCGAGACTCTCAAGCTGATCAAACGTGAGCATAGCGAAGTTCCTGTAGTCATGATTTCCGGCCACGGAAATATTGAAACCGCGCTCGAAGCTTCGCGCAACGGGGCATATGATTTCATCGAAAAACCGTTCAATACGGATCGGCTTTTGCTGGTGGTTGAACGTGCCATCGACGATGCGCGCCTGCGCCGTGAAAACCGCGAACTAACCATGCGGGCAGGGGGCGATACCGAACTTGTCGGCAGTTCAAGTGCCATCAACGGATTGCGCCAGGCCATTGATCGGGTTGCCCGCACAGGAAGCCGTATCCTGATTTCAGGTCCCGCTGGTTCGGGAAAAGAGGTTGTCGCGCGTCTGATCCACAAAAATTCCGCCCGTTCAGATGCACCATTCGTTGTGCTGAACTGCGCAAATATTTCGCCGGAAACGATGGAGGAATCCCTGTTTGGTGCGGTTGCGGCTGCCAATCGGGAAGCCCGCACCGGGGTGCTCGAACTCGCACATGGCGGTACGCTTTTGCTTGATGAAGTGGCTGATATGCCACTGGAAACGCAAGGAAAAATTGTTCGTGTGCTTCAGGAACAAACCTTTGAACGTGTTGGTGGTTCTGTTCCGGTCAGTGTTGATGTCCGTGTCGTTGCGACGACTGCGCGCGACCTGGAAGAGCGTATTGCCGAACAGCGTTTCCGTCAGGATTTATACTACCGGCTGAATGTTGTACCCTTGCAGGTGCCGTCGTTGCAGCAACGTCGCGATGATATCCCGGATCTTGCCGAGTGGTTCCTTGTGCGTTACGCCGAAGCGACCGGCCTGCCAAAGCGTAAATTGTCGGGGGAAGCATTGGCTGCGTTGCATTCCTATGACTGGCCGGGAAATGTCCGTCAGCTGCGAAATGTGATTGAACGACTGATGATCATGGCGCCGGATGACAGTACGGATATTATCAGCGGTAAAATGCTGCCAGCCGAGCTGTTTGAAGATGTGCCTGTATCTTTGAATTTTGATAAAACCAGTGAAATCATGGCATTGCCACTGCGTGAAGCCCGCGAGATGTTCGAAAAGGAATATCTTCAGACACAGGTGGAACGCTTTGGCGGGAATATTTCCAAAACCGCAAGTTTTGTAGGAATGGAACGTTCGGCCTTGCATCGAAAACTCAAAAGTCTGGGCGTGAATGGAGAACGTGCTGAATAA
- a CDS encoding HAD family hydrolase → MSEKMLLPPKAVIFDWDNTLVDSWETIQAALNLTFDDFGKDRWDLAETKTRVARSLRDSFPTLFGDDRWEEAKDRFYAHFKAIHLETLTPLAGAHDLLGALRDTGAYMGVVSNKNGDFLRSEVDYLGWGHFFGGVVGATDAKKDKPAADPVHLAMGDSAAAQYENLWFVGDSVVDIQCARNVGATAILIGDEVTGHGDTTNSANLGPDWHFPDCEALVRLVKSFAKVL, encoded by the coding sequence ATGTCAGAAAAAATGCTATTGCCGCCCAAAGCCGTTATTTTCGACTGGGACAACACGCTGGTCGATAGCTGGGAAACCATTCAGGCGGCTCTTAATCTGACATTTGATGATTTTGGCAAGGATCGGTGGGACCTTGCCGAGACAAAAACACGGGTCGCGCGTTCATTGCGGGACAGTTTCCCAACCCTTTTTGGCGACGACCGCTGGGAAGAAGCCAAAGATCGTTTCTATGCCCATTTCAAGGCGATACACTTGGAAACCCTTACGCCACTCGCGGGCGCGCATGATCTTTTGGGTGCGCTTCGTGATACTGGTGCCTATATGGGGGTGGTCAGCAACAAGAACGGTGATTTTCTGCGCTCGGAAGTTGACTATCTTGGTTGGGGGCATTTTTTCGGTGGTGTGGTCGGGGCTACAGATGCAAAAAAAGACAAACCGGCGGCTGATCCGGTGCATCTGGCGATGGGCGACTCTGCTGCGGCGCAATATGAGAATCTGTGGTTTGTGGGTGATAGCGTGGTCGATATTCAGTGCGCGCGCAATGTTGGTGCAACCGCGATACTGATCGGCGACGAAGTTACCGGCCACGGGGACACCACGAATTCCGCGAATCTTGGACCAGATTGGCATTTCCCCGATTGCGAAGCGCTTGTAAGGCTTGTAAAAAGCTTTGCGAAAGTCTTATAG